The genomic DNA GACTGACCTTTTGCGCAAGCAGTGGGGATTCCAGGGCTTCGTGGCCACCGACTACACGGCCATTAATGAGCTGGAGGCGCACGGCCTAGGCGACGAGAAAAAGGTGTCGGAGCTGGCCATCAATGCGGGCGTGGACATGGACATGGTGGGCGAAGTTTTTCTTAAACAGCTAGCTACTAATCTTAAGGAGGGCACCGTGACCCAGGCCACCATCGACCAGGCCTGCCGCCGGGTGCTGGAGGCCAAGTACAAGCTCGGCCTCTTCACCGACCCCTATCGGGGCGTGACGGAGGAGCGCGCCAAGGCCACCCTGATGAAGCCCTCGTACATCGCCGACGCGCGCGACATTACGCGCCGCACGCTGGTGCTGCTCAAGAATGACCGGCAAACCCTACCCCTCAAAAACTCGGTGAATATTGCCGTAGTCGGCCCGCTGGCCGACCGCAGCCGCGACATGATTGGCAGTTGGAGCGGAGCCGGCGACGGCAAGCAGGCCATCTCTATCTTGCAGGGAATCAAGAACGTGGGCGGCGCGGGCGTGCGCGTGACCTACGCCCAGGGCGCCAACGTGACCGACGACCAGCAGCTGATTCAGCGCCTCAATGCCAATGAAGGCGAGCTGAACATTGACCCGCGCCCCGCCGAAACCATGATTGCCGAAGCCGTGCAGGCCGCCCAGGGCGCCGACGTGGTGGTGGCCGTGGTGGGCGAAAGCCAGGGCATGACCGGCGAAGCCGCCAGCCGCGCCGACATCGGCCTGCCCGGCCGCCAGCTCGACCTGCTTAAAGCGCTGAAAGCCACCGGCAAGCCGCTGGTGGTGGTGCTCGCGAATGGCCGCCCGCTCACCCTGCCCTGGGAAACTCAGAACGCCGATGCCATCCTCGAAACGTGGTTTGGCGGCACGCAGGCCGGCAACGCGGTGGCCGACGTGCTGTTTGGGGTGTATAACCCGTCGGGCAAGCTCACGATGACGTTTCCGCGCGCGGTGGGGCAGATTCCGATTTACTATAACCACAAAAGCACCGGCCGCCCCTACGCCGGCGTGCTGCTCGACAAGTATAAGTCGCGCTACCTCGACATTCCCAATGACCCGCTCTACCCCTTCGGTTTCGGCCTGAGTTACACCACGTTTACCTACGGCAAGCCCACGGTGAGCCAG from Hymenobacter psoromatis includes the following:
- a CDS encoding beta-glucosidase (catalyzes the hydrolysis of terminal beta-D-glucosyl residues); protein product: MQQFVTSLLQKMTLEEKIGQLNLVSVGFDVTGPVVSQNVDANIKKGLVGGVLNTFTPVAARKLQQQAIQDTRLHIPLILGYDVIHGHRTIFPIPLGLAASWDLDAMERSARIAAAEASADGLNWIYSPMVDIARDPRWGRVAEGAGEDPYLGSRIAEAMVRGYQGPTNDMTKPETVMACLKHFALYGAVEAGRDYNTVDMSRQRMYNEYLPPYYAAVRAGVGSVMTSFNDINGIPATANKWLLTDLLRKQWGFQGFVATDYTAINELEAHGLGDEKKVSELAINAGVDMDMVGEVFLKQLATNLKEGTVTQATIDQACRRVLEAKYKLGLFTDPYRGVTEERAKATLMKPSYIADARDITRRTLVLLKNDRQTLPLKNSVNIAVVGPLADRSRDMIGSWSGAGDGKQAISILQGIKNVGGAGVRVTYAQGANVTDDQQLIQRLNANEGELNIDPRPAETMIAEAVQAAQGADVVVAVVGESQGMTGEAASRADIGLPGRQLDLLKALKATGKPLVVVLANGRPLTLPWETQNADAILETWFGGTQAGNAVADVLFGVYNPSGKLTMTFPRAVGQIPIYYNHKSTGRPYAGVLLDKYKSRYLDIPNDPLYPFGFGLSYTTFTYGKPTVSQASIGPGQGLEVTVTVQNTGQYDGTEIAQCYLRDLVGSSTRPVQELKGFQKITLKKGESRQLTFHLAANDLKFYNDDLKFVSEPGEFQVMTGGNSRDVQRTSFTLTK